A single genomic interval of Bdellovibrio sp. ArHS harbors:
- a CDS encoding nucleoside triphosphate pyrophosphatase, with protein sequence MAEKQLILASTSKYRQELLSRLAYSFTATPPLIDEENEKDPNLSPQQLAEKLALLKAASLKGPGKVVIGGDQLVAFEGRILGKAHSKEKAMDQLFSMQGKTHELITAICVFDGDKMIPHTDITRMHMKKLSREQIERYVNLDMPTDCAGSYKIEKHGIMLFDSIESQDFTAIQGLPLIALSKILENAGL encoded by the coding sequence ATGGCTGAAAAACAATTGATCCTCGCAAGCACCTCGAAGTATCGCCAAGAGCTTCTTTCTCGATTGGCTTACAGCTTCACTGCCACGCCGCCTCTTATTGATGAAGAAAACGAGAAAGATCCTAACCTTTCCCCCCAGCAACTGGCGGAAAAACTGGCTCTTCTAAAAGCGGCGAGCCTCAAAGGCCCTGGAAAAGTCGTCATTGGTGGGGACCAACTCGTGGCCTTTGAGGGACGTATTCTTGGCAAAGCGCACAGCAAGGAAAAGGCGATGGACCAGCTCTTCTCAATGCAGGGAAAGACGCACGAGTTGATCACCGCGATCTGCGTTTTTGACGGCGACAAGATGATTCCCCACACGGACATCACCCGCATGCATATGAAAAAACTTTCTCGCGAACAGATCGAACGTTATGTGAATCTGGATATGCCGACGGACTGTGCTGGCAGTTATAAAATAGAAAAGCATGGCATCATGCTTTTTGATAGCATCGAAAGCCAAGATTTCACGGCGATTCAAGGATTGCCCTTGATTGCCCTGAGTAAAATATTAGAGAATGCAGGATTATGA